Genomic window (Sediminispirochaeta smaragdinae DSM 11293):
CTTTTTACCCTTGCCTAAGCCCATTTCCACCTTTACCCGACCATGTTTCAGATAAAATCGTAAAGGCACCAAGGTAAAGCCTTTTTCATCCACTTTCCGACGAAGCTTCTCGATTTCCCGTTTATGGGCAAGTAGGCGCCTATTACGGTCGGGGTCATGATTGTAAATATTTCCGAAGGCGTAGGGACTAATATGAAGACCGCAGAGGTAAAATTGCCCCCTTTCTATCTTTCCATAGGCATCGGTAAAGGAGAATTTTCCGGTGCGAAGCGACTTAACCTCGGTCCCCTTGAGCTCTATACCGCATTCAAGCGTCTCCTCGATTGTGTAGAGAAATCGAGCCTTTCGATTGTTGGCCAGCTGCTTTATGCCGTTATCGTCCATGTGTTCCTTTTTCTCCGTTACTGACCCGTCGGTTTTGCCGCAATGATCGGACGAAATCCGAGGAAAGGGGTACACCATTGCGGTTCCTGACTAGCCTTTTCATATATCGAGACAAGATCGCTTCGATTAGCCCAGCTGCCGCCTCTCACAACACGCTCGGCCCCCTTCCAGCCCTTCGGAAGATCAAGTGCCACTCCCGAAGCCTGGTAGATCCGATCGAGGGGAAGGTACCAGTTGGCCGTCCACTCCCAAAGATTGCCTTCAAGATCCGCGATCCCCAATTTCCCCTGTCGCTCAAAACGTGCAGGCAGAACCTGCGCTTCCGTATCGGCAAATACGGCCCTCGGGGTTCCGTTTCGCAAAGCGGCAAGTTCCCATTCCGTCTCACTGGGGAGTCGGACCTCCCAGCTATCACGCATGGAAGCGGGAAGTGTATCTTCCAACCATTGACAAAATGCTTGGGCGGCAAACCAGCTTACCCCAGAAAGAGGGGTATCATCGGGCAGGTCGTGGAATTTTCCTCCCGCAGCCCAATCCGAAAGATATTCCTCGTCTGCCACTCCTGAGGCCATAAGATCATCACGTTTCTCCGGAATCCATTCGGGATGATCACGCAAAAAGGCTCGATAGTCTCCAACGGTGACCTCTCGTGTGGCCATGTAAAAACCTGATACCGAAGCCTTGATAGGAAGGCTAGTACGAGCGGCCCGATCGAAGGGAAGGGTGGGACCGGTCGTCGAAGGATCACCGGCCATAAAGCTTCCTCCGGAGACAGAAGCGAAACGGATTCCGCCGAGGTTCAGGCTCGATGGTTCGGGCCTCGGCTCATCACTGAGGATTGTTCCTCCGGCATGATTCATATCAGGATAGTTCAGCCGTATGGCCTCCGGTTTTTCCTCCTTTCCGAAGGAAAGCGCCAGCAGCCCCGGATCAACGCCTGTAGCTTCGGCCGCCTCTTGTATTAAGAGAGAAAGGCCTTCACGTTCTGAAGCAAATTCGATTCCATCATGTTTTTTCAGAAGGATAAAGGCGTGATAGAAATCGTGAAGTATCGTTTCATTGCTAATATTGGGTGTGAGCCTGTATAACATATCATACAAATCCTCGGTCGAGAGCGTGCCGATTTTTACCATATCGGAGAAAACAGGGGTAATGAGCGGAGGGGCCTGATAATTTTCACGATAGGTGTCGATAAGGGCGTAGCCTGAAAGCTGAGAAAAAAGATCGGCAAAAACCTCATCGCTGTCAACTACGCGATATTGTATCTCATGGTGTGATTTTTTGGGAATAAAAAGAGAAGCGAAGAGCCGTCCTCCGGTTATCAGTTCCTGTTCATCAAACTGATATCCCTTCTTTTTCAAGATCAGGCTATGCGATCCTTTTTTAATGAAATCCGTAAGGGGAGTAGCACCTATATAACGGCCATCCAGCAAAACCGCAGCACCAGGGGGGAGCGAATCAATGGTAACCTTTTCACCGGGATTTTTTATACCGGGAAGGAGGAGCAGTACAAAGAGTAGTGCGATTACAACCAACGCGTAGATCACCGAAAGATATACACCAGGACGGATCCCGAATACCTTCGGCAGTTTTACTTCCACCGGTTTCTCATCCGGCCCTTTTTCACCTTTCATGGCACAAGAGTATCTGTCGACTGTGAGCTTGTCAACGATGCTCTGTTGTGGTAGGTTGCTGTTTATGGAACGATGGATCGATTCGGTTGAACGCACGACGGAACGTTATTTGACCTGGAGAAAACGAAGGCATCTTGCACGACAGGCCAAACAGGCAAAAAAAAATGTTATAGTCGACTGGATCGAGGCCTTTTTATGGGCCGCCATGGTTGTCTTGTTGATTAACCAGTATCTTTTTCAGGCCTATCAAATTCCTTCCGGTTCAATGATCGATACCTTGTTGATCAAAGATCGTATCTTTGTCAATAAACTTATTTATGGACCGGAATTAGTTCCCGGGACCGCTAAGCTTTCCAGTCCTATTAAACCGAAGCGAAACGAAGTTATTATTTTTGAAAACCCAAGCTACCTTTCTAAGGGCAGTGTATTCGATGTTTTTCAGCGTATCATTTATATGTTGACATTTTCTCTTGTCGATATCGATAGTGATCCCAGCGGTGCGCCTCGTCCTCATTTTCTTATCAAACGTGCCGTAGGGGTCGAAGGGGATCGCATCGCCGTTGAGCGCGGAGAGGTGTACATAAAACCGAAAGGTTTATCTTCTTACCTTCCGGAAAAAGCGTTTCGCACGCTTGCCGGTTATGAGGATCCCACCCGTAGAATGATTGCAGCCGATGACTACTCGGCGATCGAAGCCTCCGCCATGCAGGAAGCCTACGGTCTTATCGGCTTGGCGGCTCCGGCTTCACTCTCGCTACGGGTGGATGGCGGTCCTGCTACCACCACCGATATGTTCCAGCAGATGAAAGCTCGCCTGAAGGTCCTCTACCAGGCCTATCCCGGGGAATCCCGCTATGGAGAAGCCTGGAGACAGCAGGAAACCGGATGGTATATTCCAAAGGGGTGGATTTTCCCCATGGGTGATAATCGTGACAACTCAAGGGATGCCCGCTATTTTGGGCCTGTATCGTTAAAAAAAGTATTGGGTCGGGCAATGTTCAAGTATTGGCCCTTGGGAAGGATCGGAGCCATTCGGTGATCGGAATGAGTAAACGTTCTGCCGCATTGCGTTACTATCGAAGTTATCGTCCGGAAAGCAAACTTCGAAGGGCGATCAGACGTGTCATTCGTTTTCTTCTACTCCTTTTTATTGCGAAAATAATCCTCACGTCGTTTTTACTTTCTTCGTATGTTGTACGAACAGAGGCCATGGAGCCCTCATTGAAAAAAGGAGAACGAGTACTCGCTACGCCCCTTTTATATGGTGGTTTTATTCCCTTTACCGCAATGCGTTTCCCTGCAATTCGGTTACCGAACTACGGTGAAATGGTGCTTTACCAGACACCTGTTTCGGAAATCAATCCATGGTGGATCAATATTATCTCGGAGCTATGGTTTTTTATAACGGGAGAACAGAGCCATAGACTGCCTTTCTCGGAAGTTCCTGTCGATGCCCGACTTGCCATTGGACGAATCATTGCCAAGCCTGGCGATACGGTAAGAATTGATCATGGCATTATCATGGTAAAGAAGAAGGGCGAGAGCGATTTTTTCGAAGAACATACGGCAATTCGAAAAGAATATCGGACACAACATCAGCTTCTTCCCGAAGGCTGGGATCGGAACTTACCGTTCTCCAATGAAATGGATGCTCTTACACTGGGAGATGAGGATTTTTTCATTGTTAACGACAATCGAACGATTTTTTCCGACAGCAGATTGTGGGGTGTACAAAAGGCTCCTCTGATTCAGGCAAAGGTGCTGTTTTCATATTGGCCGCGTTTCTCCTTTCATTAAAGCAATGAATCTTTTCGTTCACGATCTTTCCTTATATATCCACGTTCCTTTTTGTTTCGATAAGTGTGACTATTGTGATTTTTTCAGTATTCCCCATCACGGCCGACCGGATAACCGGCTACTCGACAGGGAGTTCCATCTGATAGAATCCATGGGTTCCAGGTGGCTTCGCCTATTACAGTGCAGAAATCTGGAAACCATCTATATTGGCGGAGGTACACCCTCATCGATAGGATTGGATCGTCTTGAAAGGCTTTTGAGTATCATCGCAGGTCTCATAAAAAAAGAGGGAATCGCGTTTGAGGGTGAATATACCATAGAAGCCAATCCCAGAGATATTTCTCCTGATCTAATTACGCTCTTGGAGAGCTATAAGGTCAACCGCCTCAGCCTCGGCCTTCAGTCGCTCAATGACCAGGACCTTAGGGCTATAGGCAGAAGTGGAAGCAGGGCTCAATCCCTAAACGCCCTTAGCGTGCTTTCTTCCCGCTGGAAGGGACGCTTTTCCCTTGATATCATCGCCGGGATTCCGGGTCAAAAAAGCGAAAGCATCGATGAAATTGTCGAAACAGCTGTCGAATCTGGAGCCGATCACCTTTCTATCTACCAACTCACCATTGAAGAGGGTACTCCTCTTGCAAGAAAAATAGCCCAGGGGCTTCGGCGCGCGCCGCAGGATGAAGATTACCTTCGTCTCTTTAAGCACGCCGTCGAAACAGCCGAAAAAGCGGGTTTTAAACGGTACGAGGTTTCGGCATTTGCACGCAAGGGTTGTGAAAGCAGACATAATCTGCGTTACTGGTACCTACGCCCCTATCTTGGGCTTGGCAGCGGCGCGGTGTCGACCCTGCCGCTTGCAGACGGGGGGGCTCTTCGCTTTTGTACCGGAAAGGGGCGTTATATGAAAGAAATCCTTTCGCCTAAACAGCGCTTTACCGAAGCCCTCATGACAGGCTTTCGCCTGGTAGCAGGTGTCGCTGAAAGCATGATCTCCGGCACGGGGATTCCCGACCATCCTTTTCGACTCATCGGAAAGACCATTACCGATTACCAGAATCGCGGACTTTTGTTTATGAGAAACGGAAGGATGGGGCTCACACATCAGGGGCTCGACCTTTTGGACCGTTTTCTTCTTGACTGCCTTGTAGAACTTGATACCACCTGGCCCGAGAATCGATCTTGACAGCGCATTTTCGGGCGTGATAGATTTTTATTTTAAAGCAGCATTTTTTAAGGAGTAAAGAGTATATGTCAGGCCATAGTAAATGGGCTTCGATCAAGCATAAAAAGGGTGCCATCGATGCTAAACGGGGAAAAGCCTTCACAAAAATCATCAAAGAGATTACTGTTGCAGCCCGAATGGGCGGAGGCGACCCCGAAGCAAACCCTCGGCTCAGAACCGCCGTTCTAAAAGCCAAAAGCGCAAACATGCCGAAGGACAATGTCGAGCGCGCCATTAAGAAGGGAACAGGAGATCTCGAAGGGGTCGATTATGTTGAACTGACCTATGAGGCATACGGCCCTGGCGGTGTAGCGATTCTCATTGACGCTCTTACCGATAATAAAAACCGAACTGCTGCGGATGTGCGAAGTATCCTGACCAAAGGTGGCGGAAACCTCGGGGAATCAGGTTGTGTTTCTTATCTTTTCCAACGCAAAGGTATCATCAATTACTCTGCGGAAAGCTACACCGAAGAGGCGATTTTCGAGGTTGCCTTGGAGGCCGGAGCGGAAGATGTTTCCACCGAGGGAGACACGATCGAAGTTATGACCGCCCCGGAGGATTTTGAGCCGGTTCTGAAAGCCCTTCAGGCGGCAGGTTTTGAAGAAGAGCTTGCTGAGGTAAGTAAGGTTCCCGATTCGACCGTTACCCTTGATGATGAAAAGACCAGAAAGGCGCTCAGGCTTATCGAACGACTGGATGACCACGATGATGTTCAGTCTGTGGCGACAAACCTGGATATTCCCGAAGGCTTCGACCCGGACGAAGAATGACCAGGATACTCGGCCTTGATCCCGGTTTTGCCGAGACCGGCTGGGGAGTCGTAGAGGCCGAAGGTAACCGTTTCCGCCATGTCGATCACGGTGCCATCCGAACAAAAGCAAAAGAGCAAGTCGGATTCCGCTTGTCCTCAATTTATGACGCCGTAAAGAGTCTTGTTGAACAGTACCGTCCCGAATGCTGTGGAATCGAAGAACTCTATTTTGCAAAAAACATTACCAGCGCCCTTCCTGTCGCTCAGGCAAGAGGAGTGCTATTGCTTGTGCTGGAGCAGCATTCCATTGTGACCGAGAGTTATTCTCCGCCGCTTATCAAGCAGACGATTACAGGAGTCGGCAGGGCGGACAAACGGCAGGTTCAGGAAATGGTTCGACTCTTGCTTGGATTGACGGAAATTCCCAAACCGGACCATGCGGCTGATGCTTTGGCCGCAGCATTAACTCATGCAAGTTTTCGTTTTTCGTCATTACGGGGAGTGCGGAGGGATATATGATAGAGAGCTTAACGGGCACGATAACGGGAAGGCAGGGTACCGTACTCTTTTTATCTACCGGGGCAATCGAATGGGCCCTTGAAGCCACCTCATCGGCTGCAATGAAATTTGCCTCCTCAAAGGAAACCGTACAAATTCCCGTTCACCTTATCCATCGTGAAGATGCTATGTTGCTCTTTGCTTTTGCATCAAAAAAGGAACGGAACCTTTTTCGCGAGCTTTTAAAGGTATCGGGGATAGGTCCCAAACAGGCAGTAAGGATTTTATCGGGGATGGAAGCCGATCGTTTTATTGCCGCCCTTGAAAATGAAGATGTGGATCTGCTTTCCTCCATCCCCGGAGTCGGAAAAAAGAGTGCGGGGAAGATTATTCTTGCCCTTCGTGGTAAGCTTACGCCTGCGGAAGAAGAGGGGGAGGCAGGAGATGAGAGCCTTCCCTTCAAGGAGCTTGTGGAGGCCCTTAACGGTATGGGATTCGACCGTAAGCTTGCAGAAAAGGCTTTAAAGGCGGCTTTGAACGAATTAGAACCCGAGCGCTTTGAACATGATCATGAAAAACTTGAACGAGAGCTCTTTAGGGCGGCAATTGTGAGGCTAAGCAGCTAATGTCCGATAATAATTCAGACTCCTTTCTTGAAGCCGAGTATCGCGAAGAGGACGCCCTTGAGGGACGACTTCGTCCTCAGAGGCTGAAGGAGTTTCAGGGGCAACGAGCCCTCAAAGAGAATCTTTCGG
Coding sequences:
- the smpB gene encoding SsrA-binding protein SmpB, producing MDDNGIKQLANNRKARFLYTIEETLECGIELKGTEVKSLRTGKFSFTDAYGKIERGQFYLCGLHISPYAFGNIYNHDPDRNRRLLAHKREIEKLRRKVDEKGFTLVPLRFYLKHGRVKVEMGLGKGKKLHDKRDAIKQRDLRRDADRDIRDR
- a CDS encoding SUMF1/EgtB/PvdO family nonheme iron enzyme; this translates as MKGEKGPDEKPVEVKLPKVFGIRPGVYLSVIYALVVIALLFVLLLLPGIKNPGEKVTIDSLPPGAAVLLDGRYIGATPLTDFIKKGSHSLILKKKGYQFDEQELITGGRLFASLFIPKKSHHEIQYRVVDSDEVFADLFSQLSGYALIDTYRENYQAPPLITPVFSDMVKIGTLSTEDLYDMLYRLTPNISNETILHDFYHAFILLKKHDGIEFASEREGLSLLIQEAAEATGVDPGLLALSFGKEEKPEAIRLNYPDMNHAGGTILSDEPRPEPSSLNLGGIRFASVSGGSFMAGDPSTTGPTLPFDRAARTSLPIKASVSGFYMATREVTVGDYRAFLRDHPEWIPEKRDDLMASGVADEEYLSDWAAGGKFHDLPDDTPLSGVSWFAAQAFCQWLEDTLPASMRDSWEVRLPSETEWELAALRNGTPRAVFADTEAQVLPARFERQGKLGIADLEGNLWEWTANWYLPLDRIYQASGVALDLPKGWKGAERVVRGGSWANRSDLVSIYEKASQEPQWCTPFLGFRPIIAAKPTGQ
- the lepB gene encoding signal peptidase I, translated to MERWIDSVERTTERYLTWRKRRHLARQAKQAKKNVIVDWIEAFLWAAMVVLLINQYLFQAYQIPSGSMIDTLLIKDRIFVNKLIYGPELVPGTAKLSSPIKPKRNEVIIFENPSYLSKGSVFDVFQRIIYMLTFSLVDIDSDPSGAPRPHFLIKRAVGVEGDRIAVERGEVYIKPKGLSSYLPEKAFRTLAGYEDPTRRMIAADDYSAIEASAMQEAYGLIGLAAPASLSLRVDGGPATTTDMFQQMKARLKVLYQAYPGESRYGEAWRQQETGWYIPKGWIFPMGDNRDNSRDARYFGPVSLKKVLGRAMFKYWPLGRIGAIR
- the lepB gene encoding signal peptidase I; its protein translation is MSKRSAALRYYRSYRPESKLRRAIRRVIRFLLLLFIAKIILTSFLLSSYVVRTEAMEPSLKKGERVLATPLLYGGFIPFTAMRFPAIRLPNYGEMVLYQTPVSEINPWWINIISELWFFITGEQSHRLPFSEVPVDARLAIGRIIAKPGDTVRIDHGIIMVKKKGESDFFEEHTAIRKEYRTQHQLLPEGWDRNLPFSNEMDALTLGDEDFFIVNDNRTIFSDSRLWGVQKAPLIQAKVLFSYWPRFSFH
- the hemW gene encoding radical SAM family heme chaperone HemW; the encoded protein is MNLFVHDLSLYIHVPFCFDKCDYCDFFSIPHHGRPDNRLLDREFHLIESMGSRWLRLLQCRNLETIYIGGGTPSSIGLDRLERLLSIIAGLIKKEGIAFEGEYTIEANPRDISPDLITLLESYKVNRLSLGLQSLNDQDLRAIGRSGSRAQSLNALSVLSSRWKGRFSLDIIAGIPGQKSESIDEIVETAVESGADHLSIYQLTIEEGTPLARKIAQGLRRAPQDEDYLRLFKHAVETAEKAGFKRYEVSAFARKGCESRHNLRYWYLRPYLGLGSGAVSTLPLADGGALRFCTGKGRYMKEILSPKQRFTEALMTGFRLVAGVAESMISGTGIPDHPFRLIGKTITDYQNRGLLFMRNGRMGLTHQGLDLLDRFLLDCLVELDTTWPENRS
- a CDS encoding YebC/PmpR family DNA-binding transcriptional regulator, which encodes MSGHSKWASIKHKKGAIDAKRGKAFTKIIKEITVAARMGGGDPEANPRLRTAVLKAKSANMPKDNVERAIKKGTGDLEGVDYVELTYEAYGPGGVAILIDALTDNKNRTAADVRSILTKGGGNLGESGCVSYLFQRKGIINYSAESYTEEAIFEVALEAGAEDVSTEGDTIEVMTAPEDFEPVLKALQAAGFEEELAEVSKVPDSTVTLDDEKTRKALRLIERLDDHDDVQSVATNLDIPEGFDPDEE
- the ruvC gene encoding crossover junction endodeoxyribonuclease RuvC → MTRILGLDPGFAETGWGVVEAEGNRFRHVDHGAIRTKAKEQVGFRLSSIYDAVKSLVEQYRPECCGIEELYFAKNITSALPVAQARGVLLLVLEQHSIVTESYSPPLIKQTITGVGRADKRQVQEMVRLLLGLTEIPKPDHAADALAAALTHASFRFSSLRGVRRDI
- the ruvA gene encoding Holliday junction branch migration protein RuvA; translation: MIESLTGTITGRQGTVLFLSTGAIEWALEATSSAAMKFASSKETVQIPVHLIHREDAMLLFAFASKKERNLFRELLKVSGIGPKQAVRILSGMEADRFIAALENEDVDLLSSIPGVGKKSAGKIILALRGKLTPAEEEGEAGDESLPFKELVEALNGMGFDRKLAEKALKAALNELEPERFEHDHEKLERELFRAAIVRLSS